The Ranitomeya imitator isolate aRanImi1 chromosome 6, aRanImi1.pri, whole genome shotgun sequence genome window below encodes:
- the HSBP1L1 gene encoding heat shock factor-binding protein 1-like protein 1 translates to MYVLINAGVYDLLKCRHRMFMTYNINVAAIRHQMGTGQHCDWISGGRMNCAFNIHYKLLFIHYVIFLNILLDDMGSNIDKLQSDVSDLMTQAGIENTDEIAH, encoded by the exons ATGTATGTTCTCATCAATGCCGGTGTCTACGATCTGCTGAAGTGCAGGCATCGCATGTTCATGACTTATAACATCAACGTTGCAGCTATTAGACACCAGATGGGAACTGGGCAGCATTGTGACTGGATCAGTGGGGGACGGATGAA TTGTGCCTTTAACATACATTATAAGCTGCTATTTATACATTATGTTATTTTCCTGAATATCTTACTGGATGACATGGGTTCTAACATTGATAAACTACAGAGTGACGTCAGTGACCTAATGACTCAAGCAGGCATAGAAAACACAGATGAGATTGCG cACTGA